The following proteins come from a genomic window of Spea bombifrons isolate aSpeBom1 chromosome 10, aSpeBom1.2.pri, whole genome shotgun sequence:
- the LOC128467572 gene encoding 3-galactosyl-N-acetylglucosaminide 4-alpha-L-fucosyltransferase FUT3-like: MKVPVEGVTEPNKVILLWTWPFGNRFPLNQCPNHLETSGCLFTDNRELYYAADAVVIHHRDVCSSKIHLPQMPRNGKQYWIWFNLESPTHSRNLQLMNKLFNLTMSYRTDSDIFVPYGYLKKHSEIQNFTIPAKTSLVAWVVSNWNPQSRRVKFYEELKKHLTVDIYGKQHLPLPNDKKLEVLSKYKFYLSFENSVHQDYITEKLWQNALKSGTVPVVMGPPRENYERFIPPDSFIHVDDFSSPQELATYLLELDKDDKRYQQYFNWRTQFKSNGTFDWAEIYCRVCTALKDSPAYRTVPSIDKWFK; encoded by the coding sequence ATGAAGGTCCCTGTTGAAGGAGTAACAGAACCCAATAAAGTTATTCTGCTTTGGACTTGGCCTTTTGGTAACCGTTTTCCCCTTAATCAATGTCCTAACCATCTAGAAACATCTGGCTGCCTTTTTACTGATAACAGAGAGTTATATTACGCTGCAGATGCAGTTGTTATTCATCACAGAGATGTATGCAGTTCAAAGATACACTTACCTCAGATGCCTAGAAATGGCAAACAATACTGGATTTGGTTCAACCTTGAGTCTCCAACTCATAGTCGAAATCTACAATTGATGAACAAGCTCTTTAATCTTACCATGTCATACCGCACTGATTCTGATATTTTTGTTCCTTATGGATATCTGAAAAAGCACAGTGAAATTCAGAACTTCACAATCCCTGCAAAGACCAGTTTAGTTGCTTGGGTTGTCAGTAACTGGAACCCACAATCCAGGAGAGTTAAATTTTATGAAGAACTTAAAAAACATTTGACTGTTGACATCTATGGAAAGCAACATCTCCCTCTACCTAATGACAAGAAGTTAGAGGTTCTATCTAAATACAAATTCTATTTGTCCTTTGAAAACTCAGTCCACCAAGACTATATCACTGAGAAGCTTTGGCAAAATGCTTTGAAGTCAGGTACTGTTCCAGTTGTTATGGGTCCTCCTCGTGAAAATTATGAGAGGTTTATACCTCCCGACTCTTTTATTCATGTAGATGACTTCTCCTCACCTCAAGAACTAGCTACTTATCTTTTGGAGTTAGACAAGGATGATAAAAGATATCAACAATATTTCAACTGGAGGACTCAATTTAAGTCAAATGGTACATTCGATTGGGCAGAAATATACTGCAGAGTGTGCACAGCATTGAAAGATTCTCCTGCATATAGGACTGTACCAAGCATTGACAAATGGTTCAAATAA